The following are from one region of the Coffea eugenioides isolate CCC68of chromosome 2, Ceug_1.0, whole genome shotgun sequence genome:
- the LOC113763412 gene encoding protein PLASTID MOVEMENT IMPAIRED 2-like isoform X1, which yields MNAGDVYHRSSRPVKAAATVYGERMLENHHSLKKPPQIYSEKPSPLTREPKFAMGETIKYNGSRSNRKPAEPQAESELLVANHTVKDLTSRIEGSNSRAKEQIQYLEKLTKTKKVEGGWGRNMENHRYPQLMAELKDVKQELKKLKEEMASLLEEKRKAEKETEASNSKLGSYSSTVDALKREIEETNEEQVLVELARMEALKEHGAIESEGKKEAERHSAAMEETRKKIEEMTQEIDAAKEIERKLAITTSDVKMLESELKQVKKMGTVNRGKETMRNSECSSQDGHVSSTPELLKSITKELEETKKELASVREEGFKFMASMDIVRTELKNVKEEAARSKKREEKTDLTVQNLNAKLLRGKAKLEAASAAEEKAKEIVSNLSRALEQMKTEAEAAKKERSLIDEETGNIKAEIEKTESEIDLAEERLQAAIEELKSAKSSEAAALGKLKTLIDNTVRRRASVSQRSPVIMISSFEYEYLRNRAAGAEEIADKKVAAAQAWIEALKASEREILIKLEKTKKEIRELKVEEDQEADNTQESLHEKLKVESEFKSWKQKYEKIIAPETPRPQAGLPAKLTNRSGRTTPMRRAKLRKAASPAPRSTPRSASFAVRRRKKVMPNLAKFFSGKSTNKGIEAH from the exons ATGAATGCGGGTGATGTTTACCACAGGAGTAGTAGACCAGTTAAAGCAGCTGCAACCGTGTATGGGGAAAGAATGCTTGAAAACCATCATTCTTTGAAGAAACCGCCACAAATCTACTCAGAG AAACCATCTCCATTAACAAGGGAGCCCAAGTTTGCAATGGGCGAGACTATCAAGTATAATGGGAGCAGAAGCAATCGAAAGCCGGCAGAACCACAAGCAGAATCCGAACTTTTAGTCGCAAACCACACTGTAAAGGATCTAACTTCAAGGATTGAAGGATCAAATTCCAGAGCAAAAGAACAGATTCAATACCTAGAGAAGTTAACGAAGACTAAAAAGGTTGAAGGAGGTTGGGGGAGGAACATGGAAAATCATCGGTACCCACAACTAATGGCAGAATTGAAAGATGTAAAGCAAGAATTGAAAAAGCTCAAGGAGGAGATGGCTTCTCTCttggaagaaaaaagaaaggcagAGAAAGAAACAGAAGCTTCCAATTCGAAATTGGGATCTTATTCAAGCACAGTGGATGCGCTGAAGAGGGAGATTGAGGAAACAAATGAAGAACAAGTGCTTGTGGAGTTGGCTCGGATGGAGGCCCTCAAGGAACATGGAGCTATTGAATCCGAGGGAAAAAAAGAAGCTGAAAGACACTCCGCTGCAATGGAGGAAACAAGGAAGAAAATCGAAGAGATGACTCAAGAAATTGATGCTGCAAAAGAGATTGAGAGGAAACTGGCCATTACTACTTCAGATGTCAAAATGCTAGAGAGTGAACTAAAGCAAGTCAAAAAAATGGGCACAGTAAACCGAGGTAAAGAGACCATGAGAAATTCGGAGTGTAGTTCTCAGGATGGGCATGTATCAAGTACTCCAGAACTGCTGAAATCTATCACAAAAGAATTGGAGGAAACTAAGAAAGAATTAGCTTCTGTCAGGGAAGAAGGTTTTAAATTTATGGCTTCCATGGATATAGTAAGGACCGAACTAAAAAATGTCAAAGAAGAAGCAGCGCGATCgaagaaaagggaagagaagaCAGACTTAACAGTACAAAACCTGAATGCAAAGCTCCTGCGAGGAAAAGCCAAATTGGAAGCTGCATCAGCAGCTGAAGAAAAGGCTAAAGAAATTGTGTCAAATTTATCTCGTGCTCTTGAGCAAATGAAGACAGAAGCAGAGGCAGCCAAAAAAGAAAGGTCACTTATAGATGAAGAAACCGGAAACATCAAGGCAGAGATTGAGAAGACTGAATCAGAGATAGACTTGGCAGAGGAAAGGTTACAAGCTGCAATCGAAGAGCTCAAATCTGCCAAGTCATCAGAAGCTGCGGCTCTGGGGAAACTAAAAACGCTTATTGACAACACAGTGAGAAGAAGAGCTTCAGTTTCACAGCGCAGCCCAGTCATAATGATCTCTAGTTTTGAATACGAATACCTAAGAAATCGTGCGGCTGGAGCTGAAGAAATTGCAGATAAAAAGGTTGCAGCTGCCCAGGCCTGGATTGAAGCTCTAAAAGCCAGTGAAAGAGAAATCCTGATCAAACTTGAGAAAACTAAAAAAGAGATTAGAGAGCTAAAGGTGGAGGAAGACCAGGAGGCTGACAACACACAGGAATCACTTCATGAAAAGCTAAAAGTTGAGAGTGAATTCAAAAGTTGGAAGCAAAAATATGAAAAGATCATTGCTCCGGAAACGCCACGGCCTCAGGCTGGATTGCCAGCAAAATTAACAAACAGAAGCGGAAGAACGACGCCGATGAGACGAGCTAAGCTGCGAAAAGCAGCATCTCCGGCTCCTCGGAGTACACCAAGGTCGGCTTCTTTTGCAGTCAGGAGGAGAAAAAAGGTTATGCCAAATCTAGCCAAGTTCTTCAGTGGCAAGAGCACTAATAAAGGCATAGAAGCCCATTGA
- the LOC113763412 gene encoding protein PLASTID MOVEMENT IMPAIRED 2-like isoform X2: MGETIKYNGSRSNRKPAEPQAESELLVANHTVKDLTSRIEGSNSRAKEQIQYLEKLTKTKKVEGGWGRNMENHRYPQLMAELKDVKQELKKLKEEMASLLEEKRKAEKETEASNSKLGSYSSTVDALKREIEETNEEQVLVELARMEALKEHGAIESEGKKEAERHSAAMEETRKKIEEMTQEIDAAKEIERKLAITTSDVKMLESELKQVKKMGTVNRGKETMRNSECSSQDGHVSSTPELLKSITKELEETKKELASVREEGFKFMASMDIVRTELKNVKEEAARSKKREEKTDLTVQNLNAKLLRGKAKLEAASAAEEKAKEIVSNLSRALEQMKTEAEAAKKERSLIDEETGNIKAEIEKTESEIDLAEERLQAAIEELKSAKSSEAAALGKLKTLIDNTVRRRASVSQRSPVIMISSFEYEYLRNRAAGAEEIADKKVAAAQAWIEALKASEREILIKLEKTKKEIRELKVEEDQEADNTQESLHEKLKVESEFKSWKQKYEKIIAPETPRPQAGLPAKLTNRSGRTTPMRRAKLRKAASPAPRSTPRSASFAVRRRKKVMPNLAKFFSGKSTNKGIEAH, encoded by the coding sequence ATGGGCGAGACTATCAAGTATAATGGGAGCAGAAGCAATCGAAAGCCGGCAGAACCACAAGCAGAATCCGAACTTTTAGTCGCAAACCACACTGTAAAGGATCTAACTTCAAGGATTGAAGGATCAAATTCCAGAGCAAAAGAACAGATTCAATACCTAGAGAAGTTAACGAAGACTAAAAAGGTTGAAGGAGGTTGGGGGAGGAACATGGAAAATCATCGGTACCCACAACTAATGGCAGAATTGAAAGATGTAAAGCAAGAATTGAAAAAGCTCAAGGAGGAGATGGCTTCTCTCttggaagaaaaaagaaaggcagAGAAAGAAACAGAAGCTTCCAATTCGAAATTGGGATCTTATTCAAGCACAGTGGATGCGCTGAAGAGGGAGATTGAGGAAACAAATGAAGAACAAGTGCTTGTGGAGTTGGCTCGGATGGAGGCCCTCAAGGAACATGGAGCTATTGAATCCGAGGGAAAAAAAGAAGCTGAAAGACACTCCGCTGCAATGGAGGAAACAAGGAAGAAAATCGAAGAGATGACTCAAGAAATTGATGCTGCAAAAGAGATTGAGAGGAAACTGGCCATTACTACTTCAGATGTCAAAATGCTAGAGAGTGAACTAAAGCAAGTCAAAAAAATGGGCACAGTAAACCGAGGTAAAGAGACCATGAGAAATTCGGAGTGTAGTTCTCAGGATGGGCATGTATCAAGTACTCCAGAACTGCTGAAATCTATCACAAAAGAATTGGAGGAAACTAAGAAAGAATTAGCTTCTGTCAGGGAAGAAGGTTTTAAATTTATGGCTTCCATGGATATAGTAAGGACCGAACTAAAAAATGTCAAAGAAGAAGCAGCGCGATCgaagaaaagggaagagaagaCAGACTTAACAGTACAAAACCTGAATGCAAAGCTCCTGCGAGGAAAAGCCAAATTGGAAGCTGCATCAGCAGCTGAAGAAAAGGCTAAAGAAATTGTGTCAAATTTATCTCGTGCTCTTGAGCAAATGAAGACAGAAGCAGAGGCAGCCAAAAAAGAAAGGTCACTTATAGATGAAGAAACCGGAAACATCAAGGCAGAGATTGAGAAGACTGAATCAGAGATAGACTTGGCAGAGGAAAGGTTACAAGCTGCAATCGAAGAGCTCAAATCTGCCAAGTCATCAGAAGCTGCGGCTCTGGGGAAACTAAAAACGCTTATTGACAACACAGTGAGAAGAAGAGCTTCAGTTTCACAGCGCAGCCCAGTCATAATGATCTCTAGTTTTGAATACGAATACCTAAGAAATCGTGCGGCTGGAGCTGAAGAAATTGCAGATAAAAAGGTTGCAGCTGCCCAGGCCTGGATTGAAGCTCTAAAAGCCAGTGAAAGAGAAATCCTGATCAAACTTGAGAAAACTAAAAAAGAGATTAGAGAGCTAAAGGTGGAGGAAGACCAGGAGGCTGACAACACACAGGAATCACTTCATGAAAAGCTAAAAGTTGAGAGTGAATTCAAAAGTTGGAAGCAAAAATATGAAAAGATCATTGCTCCGGAAACGCCACGGCCTCAGGCTGGATTGCCAGCAAAATTAACAAACAGAAGCGGAAGAACGACGCCGATGAGACGAGCTAAGCTGCGAAAAGCAGCATCTCCGGCTCCTCGGAGTACACCAAGGTCGGCTTCTTTTGCAGTCAGGAGGAGAAAAAAGGTTATGCCAAATCTAGCCAAGTTCTTCAGTGGCAAGAGCACTAATAAAGGCATAGAAGCCCATTGA
- the LOC113753730 gene encoding uncharacterized protein LOC113753730 isoform X1: protein MDPPPPPPSSTATDSLPTTPPKIRLMCSYGGHIVPRPQNKSLFYAGGETRIVALDRRTVCSSISALTTHLSRTLFGNRPFHLKYQLPNEDLDSLISVTTDDDLQNMLEEHDRISAVTSPTPSRVRLFIFPIKPESLGSALLDPKADSWFSDALNNTGIVQRGQSVDAAGLGQGLMGLDILGRSDCNAALENPAESMSNNGAEAKEISGAVPESLVLETSSSFGSTSSSISMSNAPAVGIHCEDGSVSLFERKLRVPSSASIESDTSVGSAGIQPKAGIHQEPYVQVASGVSSYSVETENYPPDPQSVIQMQKNVQLAGYQLSQQSEGKHHQYEVQYVQGDMRYMPQYQAGPSPLQSYYPLYQMPMLQQLHSSYAVNQPYPIYLVPLRPNQNYGVSVENTNVASSRPPLHPQAVMIPPVTYKEATTGQPVPESALKFYQTVPQATPAVSAPTTQGKQQFMELPELQHPSQTVVSAPVATSNYANEFDDDVAYTQIYKTQPSGSALPLPYQTLMKGVNLMTSESSSTQENMGIKHQTPSHPQ, encoded by the exons ATGGACCCACCACCTCCGCCACCGTCATCTACCGCCACAGACTCTCTCCCCACCACCCCACCCAAAATCCGACTTATGTGCAGCTATGGTGGCCACATAGTTCCCCGTCCACAAAACAAGTCCCTCTTTTACGCCGGCGGAGAAACCCGAATAGTCGCTCTGGACCGCCGCACGGTCTGCTCATCCATTTCCGCCCTCACCACCCACCTCTCCCGGACCCTCTTCGGCAACCGCCCGTTTCATCTGAAGTACCAGCTCCCAAACGAGGACCTCGATTCACTCATCTCCGTCACCACTGATGACGACCTCCAGAATATGCTGGAAGAGCACGACCGCATCTCCGCCGTTACGTCCCCTACACCATCCCGCGTCAGATTATTTATCTTCCCCATAAAGCCAGAGTCTCTGGGTTCAGCGCTTCTTGATCCGAAAGCTGACTCGTGGTTTTCTGATGCTCTGAATAACACGGGGATTGTTCAGAGGGGTCAGTCTGTTGATGCTGCTGGATTGGGTCAGGGACTAATGGGTTTGGATATTTTGGGTAGATCGGATTGTAATGCGGCCTTGGAGAATCCAGCTGAAAGCATGAGTAATAATGGTGCTGAGGCTAAGGAAATCAGTGGGGCTGTGCCGGAATCGTTGGTATTAGAGACTAGCTCGTCCTTTGGGTCAACTAGTTCTTCAATTTCAATGTCAAATGCGCCGGCTGTTGGGATCCATTGTGAGGACGGGAGCGTCAGTTTGTTCGAGAGGAAGCTCAGAGTACCATCCTCAGCCTCAATTGAAAG TGATACTAGTGTTGGAAGTGCTGGTATCCAACCAAAAGCGGGGATACACCAAGAGCCATATGTTCAAGTTGCTTCGGGAGTGTCCTCATACTCAGTAGAAACAGAAAATTATCCTCCTGACCCTCAATCTGTGATCCAAATGCAGAAAAATGTTCAGCTGGCTGGTTACCAATTATCTCAGCAATCAGAAGGGAAGCACCACCAGTATGAAGTCCAGTACGTTCAAGGAGATATGCGCTACATGCCTCAGTATCAAGCTGGCCCATCACCACTTCAGTCTTACTATCCATTATATCAAATGCCTATGCTCCAGCAGCTGCATAGTTCTTATGCAGTAAACCAACCCTATCCAATTTACCTGGTGCCTCTGAGGCCAAATCAGAATTATGGGGTGTCGGTGGAGAATACAAATGTTGCCTCAAGTCGGCCACCATTACATCCACAAGCTGTCATGATCCCTCCAGTGACTTATAAAGAGGCCACAACTGGTCAACCAGTGCCTGAATCAGCTTTAAAGTTTTATCAGACTGTTCCGCAAGCCACACCTGCAGTCAGTGCACCTACTACACAAGGTAAGCAGCAATTTATGGAGCTTCCTGAGCTGCAGCATCCTTCGCAAACAGTTGTCAGCGCTCCAGTGGCAACCTCTAATTATGCTAACGAATTTGATGATGATGTTGCATACACTCAGATATATAAAACGCAGCCATCAGGTTCTGCCTTGCCGTTGCCATACCAAACGTTGATGAAGGGAGTAAATTTGATGACGTCAGAGTCATCATCAACACAGGAAAACATGGGCATCAAGCATCAGACGCCGTCACATCCTCAATGA
- the LOC113753730 gene encoding uncharacterized protein LOC113753730 isoform X2 encodes MDPPPPPPSSTATDSLPTTPPKIRLMCSYGGHIVPRPQNKSLFYAGGETRIVALDRRTVCSSISALTTHLSRTLFGNRPFHLKYQLPNEDLDSLISVTTDDDLQNMLEEHDRISAVTSPTPSRVRLFIFPIKPESLGSALLDPKADSWFSDALNNTGIVQRGQSVDAAGLGQGLMGLDILGRSDCNAALENPAESMSNNGAEAKEISGAVPESLVLETSSSFGSTSSSISMSNAPAVGIHCEDGSVSLFERKLRVPSSASIESDTSVGSAGIQPKAGIHQEPYVQVASGVSSYSVETENYPPDPQSVIQMQKNVQLAGYQLSQQSEGKHHQYEVQYVQGDMRYMPQYQAGPSPLQSYYPLYQMPMLQQLHSSYAVNQPYPIYLVPLRPNQNYGVSVENTNVASSRPPLHPQAVMIPPVTYKEATTGQPVPESALKFYQTVPQATPAVSAPTTQDI; translated from the exons ATGGACCCACCACCTCCGCCACCGTCATCTACCGCCACAGACTCTCTCCCCACCACCCCACCCAAAATCCGACTTATGTGCAGCTATGGTGGCCACATAGTTCCCCGTCCACAAAACAAGTCCCTCTTTTACGCCGGCGGAGAAACCCGAATAGTCGCTCTGGACCGCCGCACGGTCTGCTCATCCATTTCCGCCCTCACCACCCACCTCTCCCGGACCCTCTTCGGCAACCGCCCGTTTCATCTGAAGTACCAGCTCCCAAACGAGGACCTCGATTCACTCATCTCCGTCACCACTGATGACGACCTCCAGAATATGCTGGAAGAGCACGACCGCATCTCCGCCGTTACGTCCCCTACACCATCCCGCGTCAGATTATTTATCTTCCCCATAAAGCCAGAGTCTCTGGGTTCAGCGCTTCTTGATCCGAAAGCTGACTCGTGGTTTTCTGATGCTCTGAATAACACGGGGATTGTTCAGAGGGGTCAGTCTGTTGATGCTGCTGGATTGGGTCAGGGACTAATGGGTTTGGATATTTTGGGTAGATCGGATTGTAATGCGGCCTTGGAGAATCCAGCTGAAAGCATGAGTAATAATGGTGCTGAGGCTAAGGAAATCAGTGGGGCTGTGCCGGAATCGTTGGTATTAGAGACTAGCTCGTCCTTTGGGTCAACTAGTTCTTCAATTTCAATGTCAAATGCGCCGGCTGTTGGGATCCATTGTGAGGACGGGAGCGTCAGTTTGTTCGAGAGGAAGCTCAGAGTACCATCCTCAGCCTCAATTGAAAG TGATACTAGTGTTGGAAGTGCTGGTATCCAACCAAAAGCGGGGATACACCAAGAGCCATATGTTCAAGTTGCTTCGGGAGTGTCCTCATACTCAGTAGAAACAGAAAATTATCCTCCTGACCCTCAATCTGTGATCCAAATGCAGAAAAATGTTCAGCTGGCTGGTTACCAATTATCTCAGCAATCAGAAGGGAAGCACCACCAGTATGAAGTCCAGTACGTTCAAGGAGATATGCGCTACATGCCTCAGTATCAAGCTGGCCCATCACCACTTCAGTCTTACTATCCATTATATCAAATGCCTATGCTCCAGCAGCTGCATAGTTCTTATGCAGTAAACCAACCCTATCCAATTTACCTGGTGCCTCTGAGGCCAAATCAGAATTATGGGGTGTCGGTGGAGAATACAAATGTTGCCTCAAGTCGGCCACCATTACATCCACAAGCTGTCATGATCCCTCCAGTGACTTATAAAGAGGCCACAACTGGTCAACCAGTGCCTGAATCAGCTTTAAAGTTTTATCAGACTGTTCCGCAAGCCACACCTGCAGTCAGTGCACCTACTACACAAG ATATATAA
- the LOC113762356 gene encoding lipid phosphate phosphatase 2-like isoform X1, with amino-acid sequence MREAQLGTHTVRTHGVTLARKHMHDWLILMLLAAIVVILNVINPFYRYVGKDMMADLKYPMKENTVPVWAVPVYAILLPMVVFLLFYLRRPDVYDLHHAILGLLFSVLVTGVITDAIKDAVGRPRPDFFWRCFPDGKDVYDQWGNVECHGQKDILKDGRKSFPSGHTSWSFAGLGFLSLYLSGKIQAFDRRGHVAKLCIVFLPLLVASLVAISRVDDYRHHWQDVFAGGLIGLIVAMFCYLQFFPPPYHVDGWGTYAYFRVLEEIHASTQPTNALNAEAQDENHQNESNNASMEMSSTADPGTAVEDLESGRRET; translated from the exons ATGAGAGAGGCCCAGCTTGGAACACATACTGTGAGAACTCATGGGGTTACATTGGCAAGAAAACATATGCATGACTGGCTTATACTGATGCTTCTTGCAGCAATAGTAGTTATTCTCAATGTCATCAATCCGTTTTACCGCTATGTTGGGAAAGATATGATGGCAGATCTCAAGTATCCAATGAAAGAGAACACTGTTCCTGTATGGGCTGTGCCA GTGTATGCCATCCTCTTGCCAATGGTCGTCTTTCTACTCTTCTATTTGCGTAGACCAGATGTCTATGATCTTCATCACGCCATTCTGG GGCTCTTATTCTCTGTCCTGGTAACTGGAGTCATAACAGATGCCATAAAAGATGCCGTTGGCCGCCCTCGACCAGACTTCTTTTGGCGTTGTTTTCCAGATGGAAAAGAT GTTTATGATCAGTGGGGAAATGTAGAATGCCACGGGCAGAAAGATATCCTTAAGGATGGACGCAAAAGCTTTCCAAGTGGGCATACTTCTT GGTCATTTGCTGGTCTGGGTTTCTTATCACTGTACTTGTCTGGGAAAATTCAAGCATTTGACCGTAGAGGCCACGTTGCAAAGCTTTGCATTGTTTTCCTTCCCCTGCTTGTTGCATCTCTTGTTGCCATTTCAAGGGTAGATGACTATAGGCACCACTGGCAGGATGTGTTTGCTGGAGGTCTCATAG GTCTCATAGTGGCCATGTTCTGCTACTTGCAGTTCTTCCCACCCCCATATCATGTGGACG GTTGGGGGACGTACGCCTACTTTAGGGTTCTGGAGGAAATACATGCCAGCACGCAACCAACCAATGCTCTGAATGCAGAAGCTCAAGATGAAAAccaccaaaatgaaagcaacaATGCATCCATGGAAATGTCTTCGACTGCTGATCCTGGCACAGCAGTTGAAGATCTAGAATCTGGTCGGAGAGAAACTTGA
- the LOC113762356 gene encoding putative lipid phosphate phosphatase 3, chloroplastic isoform X2: MREAQLGTHTVRTHGVTLARKHMHDWLILMLLAAIVVILNVINPFYRYVGKDMMADLKYPMKENTVPVWAVPVYAILLPMVVFLLFYLRRPDVYDLHHAILGLLFSVLVTGVITDAIKDAVGRPRPDFFWRCFPDGKDVYDQWGNVECHGQKDILKDGRKSFPSGHTSCLIVAMFCYLQFFPPPYHVDGWGTYAYFRVLEEIHASTQPTNALNAEAQDENHQNESNNASMEMSSTADPGTAVEDLESGRRET, from the exons ATGAGAGAGGCCCAGCTTGGAACACATACTGTGAGAACTCATGGGGTTACATTGGCAAGAAAACATATGCATGACTGGCTTATACTGATGCTTCTTGCAGCAATAGTAGTTATTCTCAATGTCATCAATCCGTTTTACCGCTATGTTGGGAAAGATATGATGGCAGATCTCAAGTATCCAATGAAAGAGAACACTGTTCCTGTATGGGCTGTGCCA GTGTATGCCATCCTCTTGCCAATGGTCGTCTTTCTACTCTTCTATTTGCGTAGACCAGATGTCTATGATCTTCATCACGCCATTCTGG GGCTCTTATTCTCTGTCCTGGTAACTGGAGTCATAACAGATGCCATAAAAGATGCCGTTGGCCGCCCTCGACCAGACTTCTTTTGGCGTTGTTTTCCAGATGGAAAAGAT GTTTATGATCAGTGGGGAAATGTAGAATGCCACGGGCAGAAAGATATCCTTAAGGATGGACGCAAAAGCTTTCCAAGTGGGCATACTTCTT GTCTCATAGTGGCCATGTTCTGCTACTTGCAGTTCTTCCCACCCCCATATCATGTGGACG GTTGGGGGACGTACGCCTACTTTAGGGTTCTGGAGGAAATACATGCCAGCACGCAACCAACCAATGCTCTGAATGCAGAAGCTCAAGATGAAAAccaccaaaatgaaagcaacaATGCATCCATGGAAATGTCTTCGACTGCTGATCCTGGCACAGCAGTTGAAGATCTAGAATCTGGTCGGAGAGAAACTTGA
- the LOC113761595 gene encoding 60S ribosomal protein L26-1-like has product MKYNPRVSSSRRKSRKAHFTAPSSVRRVIMSAALSADLRNKYNVRSIPVRKDDEVHVVRGTYKGREGKVVQVYRKKWVIHIERITREKVNGSTVNVGIHPSNVVVTKLKLDKDRKDLLDRKAKGRAADKAKGKFTVDDVAAAAAPSLQNID; this is encoded by the coding sequence ATGAAGTACAACCCAAGAGTCTCCAGCTCACGCCGGAAGAGCCGGAAGGCCCACTTCACTGCTCCCTCAAGCGTGCGCCGAGTGATCATGAGCGCGGCTCTCTCAGCCGATCTCCGCAACAAGTACAACGTCCGCTCCATCCCCGTCCGCAAGGACGACGAAGTCCATGTCGTCCGTGGCACCTATAAAGGCCGGGAGGGCAAAGTCGTCCAAGTATACAGAAAGAAATGGGTCATCCACATCGAGCGGATTACCCGGGAGAAAGTCAACGGGTCTACGGTCAACGTCGGAATCCACCCCTCCAATGTTGTGGTGACCAAGCTTAAGCTGGATAAGGACCGTAAGGATTTGCTGGACAGGAAAGCTAAGGGGAGGGCTGCTGATAAGGCTAAGGGGAAATTCACTGTGGATGACGTCGCTGCTGCTGCTGCACCCTCTCTTCAAAACATCGATTAA
- the LOC113763389 gene encoding uncharacterized protein LOC113763389, which translates to MKLLANPFNGSLKRQWRRRKNYHRINGSRRNVKIVKFGGQGEKRAWKIRAIPKLRLKFASPLKLWTKFKNAYMNMMLRLAGNVGAMNSGNDFAGKRIPEARPVPVTYKNSEFENRLIYEIYKSLAVSMEMDSR; encoded by the coding sequence ATGAAGTTGCTTGCTAATCCATTTAACGGAAGCCTGAAGAGGCAatggagaagaagaaagaactATCACCGAATAAACGGATCGAGAAGGAATGTAAAGATTGTGAAGTTTGGAGGGCAGGGAGAGAAGAGGGCATGGAAGATCAGAGCAATTCCAAAGTTGCGTCTCAAATTTGCTTCCCCGCTGAAGCTCTGGACCAAGTTCAAGAACGCCTATATGAACATGATGCTTAGATTGGCTGGCAACGTCGGGGCAATGAACAGTGGAAATGATTTTGCCGGAAAGAGGATCCCAGAGGCTCGCCCGGTTCCTGTAACTTATAAAAATAGTGAGTTCGAAAATAGGCTTATTTATGAGATATACAAATCTCTAGCGGTTTCCATGGAGATGGATTCCAGGTAG
- the LOC113763654 gene encoding zinc finger CCCH domain-containing protein 15-like: TGTPHLSLNFRALPPSYDTMTDEVVTPDRCHSDSSLILEYQQLYNRYAFCLANLRESIKEVQALGQDNESLRLANADLVHRLSLLSRATIHNCLLSDFNRLRISGNATPSPRLYSREASPAPAPDVIQQKRFQRRHLAERVSLPKSISIRSAGYLKFKPESAGKYEAPTTQASSPNRVNSPPLPDSEKARQRVYVAGGGREEEASQFEVYNQGMSKTELCNKWQETGSCPFAGNCRFAHGIMELRPVIRHPRYKTEVCRMVLAGDICPYGHRCHFRHSLS; this comes from the exons ACCGGTACTCCGCACTTATCTCTCAATTTTCGAGCTCTTCCTCCCTCCTACGATACCATGACAGACGAAGTAGTCACCCCCGATCGCTGCCATTCTGACTCCAGCCTCATCCTCGAGTACCAGCAGCTCTACAACCGCTATGCATTTTGCCTCGCCAACCTCCGCGAATCCATCAAAGAAGTGCAGGCTCTCGGTCAAGACAACGAATCTCTCCGCCTCGCAAATGCCGACTTAGTTCACCGCCTCAGTCTCCTCTCCCGAGCCACCATCCACAACTGCCTCCTCTCCGACTTCAACCGCCTCAGAATCAGTGGAAACGCTACTCCCTCGCCGCGCTTATACTCTCGCGAGGCCTCACCCGCTCCGGCTCCCGATGTCATCCAACAAAAACGCTTCCAACGACGGCACCTCGCCGAACGGGTCTCCCTCCCTAAGAGCATTTCCATTCGCTCCGCCGGCTATCTCAAGTTTAAACCCGAATCTGCTGGAAAATATGAAGCTCCGACGACTCAGGCCTCGAGTCCAAACCGAGTTAACTCTCCACCCTTACCAGATTCG GAGAAGGCTAGGCAAAGGGTGTACGTAGCAGGGGGAGGGAGAGAGGAAGAGGCGTCGCAGTTCGAGGTGTACAATCAAGGGATGTCCAAGACGGAGCTGTGTAACAAGTGGCAGGAGACCGGAAGTTGCCCTTTTGCTGGAAACTGTCGATTCGCACATGGGATCATGGAGCTGCGTCCGGTGATAAGGCACCCTCGTTACAAGACTGAGGTTTGCCGGATGGTTCTTGCTGGGGATATCTGCCCCTATGGTCACCGATGCCATTTTCGTCACTCCCTTTCCTGA